One Salmo trutta unplaced genomic scaffold, fSalTru1.1, whole genome shotgun sequence genomic region harbors:
- the LOC115188471 gene encoding uncharacterized protein LOC115188471, whose product MQRAEREAMEAKQRKISAIHENYVRTALIGVGSTFAHHFVPSIQCIPQPKAPPRPLPRRLEHIALAPLKNVVGVDGAQVRPGSHSLESIEVNKSFSSSSVRPVPVPPAGAPSKRGKKKKGRRGVKALKVQLDQACADNNGPIDLMEEVRDIEAHLKEEAWKVVHEVKAMGRRSLGSAMSMGEIATSSLGSLSSVDMNTPAELRDYLDVGTPVKSRDSPPRPAPPPTKPRSKLPRPTRFLSLQKADTGSVR is encoded by the exons AtgcagagagctgagagagaggccaTGGAAGCAAAGCAAAGAAAGATAAGTGCTATCCATGAGAATTATGTCCGGACTGCTCTCATCGGGGTTGGCAGCACCTTCGCGCACCACTTCGTCCCCTCTATTCAGTGCATTCCGCAGCCGAAAGCTCCACCGAGGCCTTTGCCACGAAGGCTTGAACACATAGCTCTGGCCCCACTGAAGAACGTGGTGGGGGTGGACGGAGCCCAAGTTCGACCCGGATCTCACTCTCTGGAGTCCATAGAGGTAAATAAGTCATTCAGCAGCAGTAGCGTGCGGCCTGTTCCCGTCCCTCCCGCTGGAGCTCCCTCCAAGAGGGGCAAGAAGAAGAAGGGCAGGCGGGGAGTCAAAGCCCTGAAAGTCCAGTTGGACCAGGCCTGTGCTGACAACAACGGACCCATTGACctgatggaggaggtgagggacatCGAGGCTCACCTGAAGGAGGAGGCCTGGAAG GTGGTACATGAGGTGAAGGCCATGGGCAGGAGAAGTTTGGGCTCGGCCATGTCCATGGGGGAAATAGCCACCAGCTCTCTGGGAAGCCTGAGCTCAGTGGATATGAACACCCCTGCGGAGCTCCGTGACTACTTGGATGTTGGGACCCCGGTAAAGTCGCGTGACAGCCCACCCAGGCCTGCTCCCCCTCCTACCAAGCCCAGGAGCAAACTGCCTCGGCCTACAAGGTTCCTTAGCCTCCAAAAGGCTGACACCGGCTCAG TGAGATAA